From Bacteroidales bacterium, one genomic window encodes:
- a CDS encoding quinone-dependent dihydroorotate dehydrogenase, whose protein sequence is MYKLIRPLLFTMQPERIHDLVVDGLKMLRDIPLARACVRMLFNYKNPKLEKEVFGVTFKNPIGLAAGFDKNGDVYNDMADFGFGFIEIGSLTPKAQPGNPQPRCFRIPKDEAIINRMGINNKGVKHAVSFIKKHHPNCIIGGSITKGKDTPVEEASKDYEICFEYLYDIVDYIALNVSCPNVKDLYKLQDATNLSEIIDRLLELRRMYDEYRPILLKVSPDIPYTQLDEIIDTILVSGLDGVIATNTTISRDGLKTENKTLDDIGNGGLSGAPLFKKSLAFVEYIARKTQGTLPIIASGGVMTPKQAKQMLDAGASLVQVYSGFIYNGPSFVKKINKYLVKNMK, encoded by the coding sequence ATGTATAAACTTATAAGGCCGCTGCTGTTTACAATGCAGCCGGAGAGGATACATGACCTTGTCGTTGACGGTCTTAAAATGCTAAGGGACATACCACTGGCCAGAGCATGCGTGCGGATGCTGTTTAATTATAAAAACCCCAAGCTGGAAAAAGAGGTATTTGGAGTCACTTTTAAGAACCCAATAGGACTTGCCGCCGGCTTTGACAAAAACGGCGATGTCTATAATGATATGGCGGATTTTGGATTTGGGTTTATAGAAATTGGGTCCTTAACGCCAAAAGCACAGCCCGGAAATCCACAGCCAAGATGCTTTAGAATCCCTAAGGATGAGGCCATTATAAACAGGATGGGTATAAACAACAAGGGGGTCAAACATGCGGTTTCATTCATCAAAAAGCATCATCCAAATTGCATAATAGGAGGAAGCATCACAAAAGGGAAAGATACTCCGGTAGAGGAAGCGTCCAAAGATTATGAAATTTGCTTTGAATACCTTTACGATATAGTGGACTACATTGCGCTAAACGTCTCATGTCCAAATGTTAAGGACCTTTACAAGTTGCAGGATGCAACAAATTTGTCGGAGATTATAGACAGACTTCTGGAGCTGCGCAGAATGTACGATGAGTACCGCCCTATCCTTCTTAAAGTTTCTCCCGATATTCCTTATACTCAGCTGGATGAGATAATTGATACAATTCTTGTTTCAGGTCTCGACGGTGTAATTGCCACAAACACAACAATTAGCAGAGACGGGCTTAAGACGGAAAATAAAACATTGGATGACATAGGAAATGGCGGACTAAGCGGAGCTCCCCTATTTAAAAAGAGCCTGGCATTTGTTGAATACATTGCGCGCAAAACACAAGGAACGCTCCCTATTATTGCAAGCGGAGGTGTCATGACGCCTAAGCAGGCAAAGCAGATGCTGGATGCCGGAGCCTCTCTGGTTCAAGTATATAGCGGCTTTATTTACAACGGACCAAGCTTTGTAAAAAAAATTAACAAGTACCTTGTTAAGAATATGAAGTAA
- a CDS encoding CinA family nicotinamide mononucleotide deamidase-related protein has protein sequence MSCRKNLAGQIIYKMVTASICTIGDELLIGQVVDTNSSMIAVQLNKIGVKVNSMVTCGDNRKDILTFIEKCLKTTEVVIVTGGLGPTKDDITKKILGELSGSKKDVRNKEQFDIIERILTARGVQMLEINKLQASVPETCTVIPNRVGTAPIMQFAFPKSKYGRKNLLFSMPGVPFETEHALPNIIASIKEHYKLDDIFHKTISTMGIPESSLAMKIEKWEDALPKNLHLAYLPDPILGVRLRLSIYGTTQKEGEKELKKYSASLSKILGDAIYSFDGEAPYEVIGKMLLKKKATISTAESCTGGFLAHLITSVPGASRYFYGSVISYDNSIKMGVLGVSKKILDTYGAVSEQCVREMAEGVRKRLNTTYSIATSGIAGPGGATKEKPLGTLWIAASGPKGTVTMTKAFRNTRAVNIKRFASGALDFFRLCMQRELI, from the coding sequence ATGAGCTGCAGGAAAAATCTTGCAGGACAAATAATATATAAAATGGTTACAGCATCTATATGTACAATTGGAGATGAGCTTTTAATTGGCCAGGTTGTGGACACAAACTCATCAATGATTGCAGTGCAATTAAATAAAATAGGAGTAAAAGTAAACTCCATGGTCACCTGCGGAGATAACCGCAAAGACATCCTCACATTCATAGAAAAATGCCTTAAAACTACTGAAGTTGTGATAGTTACAGGAGGACTTGGACCGACCAAGGATGACATCACAAAAAAAATTTTAGGTGAGTTAAGCGGAAGCAAGAAAGATGTCCGCAATAAGGAGCAATTTGATATTATTGAAAGAATTCTTACTGCGCGCGGAGTGCAGATGCTGGAAATCAACAAGCTCCAGGCTTCTGTTCCTGAGACCTGTACGGTAATTCCAAACAGAGTGGGCACCGCTCCGATTATGCAATTTGCTTTCCCTAAAAGCAAGTACGGAAGAAAAAATCTTCTGTTCTCCATGCCTGGCGTACCATTTGAAACGGAGCATGCGTTGCCAAATATAATTGCCTCTATAAAAGAGCATTACAAGCTTGATGATATATTTCACAAGACAATCAGCACAATGGGAATTCCGGAGTCTTCCCTGGCTATGAAAATAGAAAAATGGGAGGATGCGCTTCCAAAAAATCTTCATCTTGCATACTTGCCTGACCCTATTCTTGGAGTTAGACTAAGGCTCTCAATTTATGGAACAACCCAGAAAGAGGGAGAGAAAGAGTTGAAAAAATACTCCGCCTCTCTGTCTAAAATTCTTGGTGATGCTATTTACAGTTTTGATGGAGAAGCCCCTTATGAAGTAATAGGAAAAATGTTGTTGAAGAAGAAGGCAACTATCTCAACTGCAGAATCTTGTACAGGAGGTTTCCTTGCGCACTTAATTACCTCAGTTCCAGGAGCCAGCAGATATTTTTACGGCAGCGTTATTTCTTATGATAACAGCATAAAGATGGGAGTTCTTGGCGTGAGCAAAAAAATTCTTGATACATACGGAGCGGTTAGCGAACAGTGTGTCAGAGAGATGGCGGAGGGGGTAAGAAAGAGATTGAACACTACGTACTCAATTGCAACATCAGGAATTGCCGGACCTGGCGGAGCAACAAAAGAGAAACCACTTGGTACTCTGTGGATTGCAGCATCAGGTCCAAAAGGTACAGTTACAATGACAAAGGCTTTCAGAAATACTCGTGCTGTAAATATTAAAAGATTTGCATCCGGCGCTCTGGACTTTTTCAGATTATGTATGCAGAGAGAATTGATCTAA
- a CDS encoding beta-lactamase family protein, which produces MYAERIDLKLSGPKKKINKTYIMNNKKPFYALYKCLYFSSLTLLTLLVMVSCGKKANKDKVAVAMDEVDSLFTAHYSVDGNENPKFTNPGGAVLIMKGDSIIFDKGYGIANYEDSSKIDGNTFFNIASCSKQFSAVAILKMDDQKLLDIHKSIYDVTPKALPYLPPKRAPFTAITIANLMSHSSGIPDARPRDDREFVLKATDMQSIEYMKNLDSLHFTPGTQYEYINPTFQLLYLFIEKISGEPFEQYMHDNIFVPAGMDSTVYFEPDRKIPHMAHGYVTDTPEAKEAAKKFHEYDYGEESFFATKADGGIYTSTHQFVNWIKALRDNKIISPKIKAEAQSPVTKISGSKYCDYQNRPNTYYGYGWFIEQQPGFPLKVYHTGDNGGFQIYEAFFPSANLTVLVFENRNDHDRWDMVTALDKILKKAGLMEPENKLKK; this is translated from the coding sequence ATGTATGCAGAGAGAATTGATCTAAAACTGTCGGGACCTAAAAAGAAAATAAACAAAACATATATTATGAACAACAAGAAACCTTTTTACGCACTGTATAAATGCTTGTATTTTAGTTCATTAACTCTATTAACATTATTAGTTATGGTCTCCTGCGGAAAGAAAGCAAATAAAGACAAAGTTGCCGTAGCAATGGATGAAGTTGATTCTCTGTTTACTGCGCACTATTCAGTTGACGGAAATGAAAATCCGAAGTTTACAAATCCGGGAGGAGCCGTACTTATTATGAAGGGTGATTCCATCATATTTGATAAAGGATACGGAATCGCAAATTATGAGGATTCATCTAAAATTGACGGTAATACATTTTTTAATATAGCATCTTGCTCAAAACAATTTTCAGCAGTAGCAATACTAAAAATGGATGACCAGAAACTACTTGATATTCACAAGAGTATCTATGATGTTACACCAAAGGCGCTGCCATATCTTCCTCCGAAAAGAGCTCCATTTACTGCAATTACAATTGCAAATTTAATGTCTCACTCTTCCGGAATTCCTGATGCGCGTCCGCGTGATGATAGAGAGTTTGTGCTTAAGGCAACCGATATGCAGTCCATTGAATACATGAAGAACCTGGATAGTCTGCATTTTACGCCGGGCACTCAGTATGAGTATATTAACCCAACCTTCCAGCTGCTTTACCTTTTTATAGAGAAGATAAGCGGAGAACCGTTTGAGCAATATATGCATGATAATATCTTTGTCCCGGCCGGGATGGACAGCACTGTTTATTTTGAACCGGACAGAAAAATTCCTCACATGGCTCACGGCTATGTAACTGATACTCCGGAGGCTAAAGAGGCAGCTAAGAAGTTCCATGAATATGATTACGGAGAAGAATCTTTCTTTGCAACCAAAGCCGACGGCGGAATTTACACCTCTACGCATCAGTTTGTAAATTGGATAAAAGCCCTAAGAGATAACAAGATTATTTCTCCAAAAATTAAAGCAGAGGCACAATCTCCTGTAACCAAAATTTCCGGGAGCAAATACTGCGATTATCAAAACAGGCCAAACACATATTATGGTTACGGATGGTTCATAGAGCAGCAACCTGGATTTCCCTTAAAAGTCTATCATACAGGAGATAACGGAGGCTTCCAAATTTATGAAGCATTCTTCCCTAGTGCAAATCTTACGGTCCTTGTGTTTGAAAACCGCAATGACCATGACCGCTGGGATATGGTTACCGCGTTGGATAAAATTTTGAAAAAGGCCGGTTTGATGGAGCCAGAAAATAAGCTAAAAAAATAG
- a CDS encoding dipeptidase produces the protein MTKSVHQLHKEAMVVDTHCDTPLRLADEHADLGVRGTEGHNDFVRMKEGGVDVSFYAIYTSGKLTPDESTRRALQLIALTRDAIDANPDKVGFATTVRRARELKAQGRGAIMFGMENGSPIQNDMSLLHEFYRLGIRYITLSHAYNNQICDSCAPKEKTWHGLSPFGKKVVAEMNQLGIMVDCSHISDESFYDCLKYSKAPFVATHSCCRALSNHPRNMTDKMIKDLAHAGGVIQINFYPAFISKEYADQFWDLADIYEDAQKAYWKSGKKGKKEVAAFRLAEKNILKIKRPTVKDLVDHIDHVVDLVGTDHVGLGSDFDGIETTPVGLEDISKMENITKELVARGYTETDVKNILGENLLRVLTQVEDLAYTF, from the coding sequence ATGACAAAATCAGTACATCAACTTCACAAAGAGGCAATGGTTGTTGACACTCATTGTGACACTCCGCTCCGTCTTGCTGACGAGCACGCAGACCTTGGCGTTAGAGGAACAGAGGGACATAATGACTTTGTGAGGATGAAAGAAGGCGGCGTAGACGTCTCATTCTATGCTATTTACACTTCCGGAAAATTAACTCCGGATGAATCTACACGCAGAGCTTTGCAGCTGATTGCTCTTACAAGAGATGCAATTGATGCCAATCCGGATAAAGTCGGATTTGCAACTACCGTTCGCAGGGCCAGAGAGTTAAAGGCTCAGGGCAGGGGAGCTATCATGTTTGGAATGGAGAATGGTTCTCCAATTCAAAACGACATGTCTTTGCTGCATGAATTTTATCGCCTGGGTATCAGGTATATAACTTTGAGCCACGCATACAATAATCAGATTTGTGATTCATGTGCTCCAAAAGAGAAGACATGGCACGGTCTGAGTCCATTTGGAAAAAAGGTTGTTGCAGAGATGAACCAGCTTGGTATTATGGTTGACTGCTCACATATTTCTGATGAGTCATTCTATGATTGCCTGAAGTATTCCAAAGCTCCGTTTGTTGCTACACACTCCTGCTGCAGAGCACTTTCCAATCATCCAAGAAACATGACAGATAAGATGATTAAAGACCTTGCTCATGCCGGAGGCGTTATACAAATTAATTTTTATCCTGCATTTATCAGCAAAGAGTATGCAGACCAGTTCTGGGATTTAGCTGATATTTACGAGGATGCGCAGAAGGCATATTGGAAGAGCGGCAAAAAAGGAAAGAAAGAAGTTGCAGCTTTCCGTCTTGCAGAGAAGAACATTTTAAAAATAAAGAGACCTACAGTTAAAGATTTGGTAGACCATATAGATCACGTTGTAGATTTAGTTGGAACAGACCATGTGGGACTTGGTTCAGACTTTGACGGAATAGAGACAACACCTGTTGGACTGGAGGATATCTCTAAGATGGAGAATATCACCAAAGAGCTGGTTGCCAGAGGCTACACAGAAACTGATGTTAAGAATATCCTTGGTGAAAACTTGCTAAGAGTTTTAACTCAGGTAGAAGATTTGGCATATACGTTTTAG
- the pruA gene encoding L-glutamate gamma-semialdehyde dehydrogenase → MNNSIATFPVPQNEPVKNYAPGTQALKELDAELKRQSKQIVEIPLIIDGKEVKTGDMGKVVEPNDHKHVIAKYHKAGEKEVKMAIKAAMKAHEAWGETDWRVRASILLKAGELIAGKYREKINASIMLGQSKDIFQSEIDLCELVDFLRYNAAFAGQIYAMQPKPDAGMINTLEYRPLEGFVLAVTPFNFSSIDSNLNMSPVMMGNTTLWKPSSTAYLSNYYIMQVFMEAGLPAGVVNFLPGKGSVIGGVAVASEDLGGIHFTGSSSTFNGLWKSVGMNIDHYKTFPRLVGETGGKDFIFVHKSADADAVANAAFCASFGYAGQKCSACSRMYCPKSLWDTVLKGIKKRIGEAKVGGIMDHNNAVNAVIDEASFDKIAAAIEFVKKAKDAKIVAGGKHDKSVGYFIYPTVIETSNPHFKTMEEELFGPVLTVYVYDDNKLDQTLALCESTSPYGLTGSVFGNDRLACDEICRKLRYCAGNFYINDKTTGAVVGYQPFGGSRASGTNDKAGSMLNLLRWVTVRSIKEVLVPPTNWKGTI, encoded by the coding sequence ATGAATAATTCAATTGCAACTTTTCCTGTTCCCCAGAATGAACCGGTAAAGAATTACGCACCAGGAACTCAAGCTCTTAAAGAACTTGACGCTGAACTAAAGAGACAAAGCAAACAAATTGTAGAAATACCCCTGATTATTGATGGCAAAGAAGTTAAGACCGGAGATATGGGTAAAGTGGTTGAACCTAATGATCACAAGCATGTGATAGCTAAGTATCATAAAGCCGGTGAAAAAGAGGTTAAAATGGCCATTAAAGCAGCAATGAAGGCGCATGAGGCTTGGGGTGAGACAGATTGGAGAGTTAGAGCCTCTATTCTGCTGAAGGCAGGGGAATTAATTGCAGGCAAATACAGAGAGAAAATCAATGCATCAATTATGCTTGGGCAGAGCAAGGATATATTCCAGTCAGAGATAGATCTTTGCGAGCTTGTAGATTTTCTAAGATACAATGCCGCTTTTGCAGGACAGATTTACGCCATGCAGCCAAAACCAGATGCAGGCATGATAAATACTTTGGAATACAGACCATTGGAAGGATTTGTACTTGCAGTTACTCCTTTTAACTTTAGCTCAATTGATTCAAATTTGAATATGTCCCCGGTTATGATGGGCAACACAACTCTTTGGAAACCATCTTCTACCGCATATTTGTCCAACTATTATATTATGCAGGTATTTATGGAGGCCGGTCTTCCTGCGGGAGTTGTAAACTTCCTGCCTGGCAAGGGTTCCGTCATTGGCGGCGTTGCAGTTGCATCTGAGGACCTTGGAGGTATTCACTTTACAGGTTCAAGCTCAACGTTTAACGGACTTTGGAAGAGCGTAGGAATGAACATAGATCATTATAAGACTTTCCCTAGACTTGTTGGAGAGACAGGCGGAAAAGATTTCATCTTTGTTCATAAGAGTGCTGATGCTGACGCAGTTGCAAATGCTGCGTTCTGCGCTTCATTTGGATATGCCGGACAAAAATGCTCTGCATGCAGCAGAATGTATTGCCCTAAATCATTGTGGGATACCGTTTTGAAAGGAATTAAGAAACGCATCGGAGAAGCAAAAGTCGGAGGCATCATGGATCACAACAATGCAGTAAATGCAGTTATTGATGAGGCTTCATTTGATAAAATTGCAGCCGCAATTGAATTTGTAAAGAAGGCAAAAGATGCAAAGATTGTTGCAGGAGGAAAGCATGACAAGAGCGTTGGATACTTTATTTATCCTACTGTAATTGAGACTTCTAACCCTCATTTCAAGACTATGGAAGAGGAGCTGTTCGGTCCTGTTCTTACAGTTTATGTTTATGATGATAACAAGCTTGACCAGACACTTGCACTTTGCGAGAGCACTTCTCCTTACGGTCTTACAGGTTCAGTATTTGGAAATGACCGTCTTGCTTGTGATGAGATTTGCCGCAAGCTTAGATATTGCGCCGGCAACTTCTACATCAATGATAAGACAACTGGTGCAGTTGTTGGCTATCAGCCATTTGGAGGTTCAAGAGCATCCGGTACAAATGATAAGGCCGGCAGCATGCTTAACCTTCTAAGATGGGTTACCGTTCGTTCAATTAAGGAGGTTTTAGTTCCTCCTACAAATTGGAAGGGAACAATTTAA
- a CDS encoding RNA polymerase sigma factor codes for MSNTADIEKIYNSHSRRLYFTSLRILGNSFDAEDVMQDTVIEYYKHPRKEEISNIGGWLQSVCVRKSVDLLRKKEKENKYRDSVKEDIKTDERLQESEKDVSLHLPEGEEDGDGKVSKLVGKIKKILLSLPGSSRMVVSLHLFEGYDYEEIAQITGLTESGIRSQFMRGRNKIAEELNKDINIKQL; via the coding sequence ATGAGCAACACCGCCGACATAGAGAAGATTTACAACAGTCATTCCAGACGCCTGTATTTTACAAGCTTAAGAATACTTGGAAACTCATTTGACGCAGAGGACGTTATGCAGGACACTGTGATTGAATACTATAAGCATCCGCGCAAAGAAGAAATCAGCAATATTGGCGGCTGGCTGCAGAGCGTATGTGTGAGAAAATCAGTGGATTTGCTCAGAAAAAAGGAGAAGGAGAATAAGTATCGCGATAGTGTAAAGGAAGATATAAAAACTGATGAAAGGCTGCAGGAGAGTGAAAAAGATGTAAGCCTGCATCTGCCGGAAGGAGAAGAGGATGGAGATGGAAAAGTCTCAAAACTTGTTGGAAAAATAAAAAAGATATTGCTCTCTTTGCCCGGCAGTTCCAGAATGGTTGTATCGCTTCACCTATTTGAAGGATATGATTATGAAGAGATTGCACAAATAACAGGATTAACGGAGAGCGGAATCAGGAGCCAGTTTATGAGGGGCAGAAATAAGATTGCAGAAGAGTTAAATAAGGATATTAATATTAAACAATTATAA
- a CDS encoding DUF2807 domain-containing protein, with product MKKILLAACAVLLTVSSVFGQNYMKRYKVSDLHGVRACSIFEVTVEEGNTDLVQVITEKDSKEWLNYVTVRDDGGILTLDIDERGARKAGLINRFGQWKDKSVKLMVNAKMKKLDAVILSGASKLRTKGTFKGGKVTCKISGAAFMDNTTLAVESLNADISGAGKMLVNGSFKMVNLELSGASMTNLNGTMVDMTGSLSGASRLRTDVTSNSLNVELSGASDADLNGSAQLIKVECSGASKCDASGLNARNAAVDLSGVSKASVKAMSTVTGEVNTMAHLTCYGNAEVKIDSKNVTIK from the coding sequence ATGAAAAAGATTTTATTGGCAGCGTGCGCCGTGCTATTAACAGTGTCCTCAGTATTTGGACAAAATTACATGAAACGTTATAAAGTTTCTGATTTACACGGAGTTAGAGCATGCTCTATTTTTGAAGTCACAGTTGAAGAAGGTAACACTGACCTTGTTCAGGTCATCACAGAAAAAGATTCAAAGGAGTGGTTAAATTATGTTACTGTCAGAGATGACGGCGGTATCCTGACGCTGGACATAGATGAGAGAGGTGCCAGAAAAGCGGGACTAATCAACAGATTTGGACAGTGGAAAGATAAAAGCGTTAAGCTGATGGTTAATGCCAAAATGAAAAAGCTTGATGCCGTGATTCTTTCCGGTGCTTCAAAATTAAGAACAAAGGGAACGTTTAAAGGCGGAAAGGTTACATGCAAGATTAGCGGTGCTGCATTTATGGATAACACAACTCTTGCAGTTGAATCATTGAACGCTGATATAAGCGGAGCAGGTAAAATGCTTGTAAACGGAAGTTTTAAAATGGTAAACCTAGAGCTTTCAGGAGCCTCTATGACAAATCTGAATGGTACAATGGTTGACATGACAGGTTCACTGTCAGGAGCTTCCAGACTTCGCACAGATGTAACATCAAACTCCCTGAATGTAGAACTTTCCGGAGCATCAGATGCAGATCTTAACGGAAGCGCACAACTAATTAAAGTTGAATGCTCAGGGGCAAGCAAATGTGATGCAAGCGGTCTGAACGCCAGAAATGCTGCAGTAGATTTGAGCGGAGTAAGCAAAGCCTCAGTAAAGGCCATGAGTACTGTAACCGGAGAAGTTAATACTATGGCGCACCTGACATGCTACGGCAATGCAGAAGTGAAGATTGACAGCAAAAATGTAACAATTAAATAG
- a CDS encoding VanZ family protein: protein MTRKTVSYLALCVLLLYYAVLLFLCLYHFKDTGISNYFLGIPTDKCVHFCMFFPFPFVAWLFIKFNYKFHIPDGWMYLIIIVAGICTAIITEFLQGLTTYRSEDPTDALADTIGIIAGCLLLFATRKWLLRRVMKLLNS from the coding sequence ATGACAAGGAAAACAGTCTCATATTTAGCACTTTGCGTATTGCTGCTGTATTATGCAGTGTTGCTGTTCTTGTGTCTTTATCACTTTAAGGATACCGGCATCAGCAACTATTTTCTGGGTATCCCTACAGACAAGTGCGTACATTTTTGCATGTTCTTCCCCTTCCCTTTTGTAGCCTGGCTTTTTATTAAATTCAATTATAAATTTCATATTCCCGACGGCTGGATGTATCTGATTATCATTGTCGCCGGTATTTGCACGGCAATCATCACGGAATTTTTGCAGGGCCTTACCACATACAGAAGTGAAGACCCAACCGATGCCCTTGCAGATACTATCGGGATAATTGCAGGATGCCTGCTGCTATTTGCCACCCGCAAATGGTTGCTGCGCAGGGTGATGAAGCTGCTTAACTCATAG
- the htpG gene encoding molecular chaperone HtpG, with the protein MAKGKIGVTTENIFPVIKKFLYSDHEIFLRELVANAVDASQKMKAIAGKGDFKGELGDLTIKIANDDKANILTITDRGIGMTSEEVDKYINQIAFSSAGEFLEKYKDQLDSIIGHFGLGFYSAFMVSKKVEIDSLSWTEGAKGVKWSCDGSPEYTMEESSRTERGTTITLYLDDDSKGFAKKEKVEELLTKYCKFMPVSIAFGKETEWKDGKNVETDKDHIINDVTPLWSKTPTEIKDEDYLNFYRKLYPMKEDPLFWIHLNVDFPFHLTGILYFPKIKDRMDITKNRIQLFCNQMFVTDQVENIVPDFLTLLYGVIDSPDIPLNVSRSYLQADENVKKISTYITRKVADRLEDIAKNNKKEFEEKWDNLKIFIEYGMLTDEKFCERALKFAMFKVYDEKAAEGKAEEKKEGEKLSGASNCKYMNYEDYRKLIEPAQTDKDKKVVYLYATDPVAQYTYIQAAENKGYQVAIFDTQLDAHFVNLLESKLKDCRFARVDADSVDELIPKKDVEKPKLKEGEEMDLENAFSAVLPAGPRYNLNVENLGENAAPILITQSEFMRRYKEMASVGGGINFYGDMPDSYTIKLNAQNPLVKSIMEAKDKETGTQVADLAQKGANIHDAIHVLEDKTKGKKDEEISTEDKDKKEKLNKELTAVQEERRNVMIKFAQGNTLMRQLTDLALLANGLLKGKDLNAFVARSLELLKK; encoded by the coding sequence ATGGCAAAAGGTAAAATTGGAGTAACTACAGAGAACATATTCCCTGTCATTAAAAAGTTCTTGTATTCTGACCATGAAATTTTTCTTAGAGAGCTGGTAGCCAATGCAGTAGATGCATCTCAGAAAATGAAGGCAATTGCAGGCAAAGGAGATTTTAAAGGAGAGCTTGGAGATTTGACAATAAAAATTGCCAATGACGATAAAGCTAACATACTGACTATCACGGATCGTGGAATAGGAATGACTTCAGAAGAAGTTGATAAATACATTAATCAAATAGCATTTTCCAGCGCCGGTGAATTTTTGGAGAAATATAAAGACCAACTGGACAGCATCATAGGACACTTTGGTCTGGGATTTTATTCCGCATTCATGGTCTCTAAAAAAGTGGAAATTGACTCATTGTCATGGACTGAAGGGGCAAAAGGCGTTAAGTGGAGTTGTGACGGTTCCCCGGAGTACACCATGGAAGAGAGCAGCAGAACAGAGAGAGGTACAACCATAACTCTTTATCTTGATGATGATTCCAAAGGTTTTGCAAAGAAGGAAAAAGTTGAAGAGCTGCTTACAAAATATTGCAAGTTCATGCCCGTCTCAATTGCTTTTGGGAAGGAGACAGAGTGGAAAGACGGCAAAAATGTTGAAACAGATAAAGACCATATAATCAATGATGTAACTCCGCTTTGGTCAAAGACTCCTACTGAAATTAAAGATGAAGATTATCTGAATTTCTACAGGAAACTTTATCCCATGAAAGAGGATCCTCTTTTCTGGATTCACCTTAACGTAGACTTTCCTTTCCATCTGACCGGAATTCTGTATTTTCCTAAGATTAAAGACAGAATGGACATTACAAAGAACCGCATACAACTATTTTGCAATCAGATGTTTGTAACGGACCAGGTAGAGAACATAGTGCCGGATTTTCTGACTTTGCTTTATGGCGTAATTGACTCTCCGGATATTCCTTTGAATGTTTCCAGAAGTTATCTTCAGGCAGATGAAAATGTAAAGAAGATTTCTACCTATATAACAAGAAAGGTCGCCGACAGATTGGAAGACATTGCAAAGAACAACAAGAAAGAGTTTGAGGAGAAATGGGATAACTTAAAGATATTCATTGAGTACGGAATGCTTACAGATGAAAAGTTCTGCGAGCGCGCACTTAAGTTTGCAATGTTTAAGGTTTATGATGAGAAGGCTGCGGAGGGCAAAGCAGAGGAGAAAAAAGAGGGAGAAAAACTGTCGGGAGCTTCAAATTGCAAATACATGAATTATGAGGATTACAGGAAATTGATTGAGCCGGCGCAAACGGATAAGGATAAGAAAGTTGTCTATCTGTATGCTACTGACCCTGTTGCGCAATACACATACATTCAGGCGGCGGAAAACAAAGGATATCAGGTTGCAATTTTTGATACGCAGCTGGATGCGCACTTTGTTAATCTGCTGGAATCCAAACTAAAAGATTGTCGCTTTGCACGCGTGGATGCAGACAGCGTTGATGAATTGATTCCTAAGAAAGATGTGGAGAAACCTAAATTGAAAGAGGGAGAAGAGATGGATTTGGAGAACGCATTCTCCGCGGTGCTTCCTGCAGGACCGCGCTATAACCTTAATGTTGAGAACCTTGGAGAGAACGCAGCCCCTATTCTTATCACTCAAAGCGAGTTCATGAGACGTTACAAAGAGATGGCTTCCGTGGGTGGCGGAATTAATTTCTACGGAGATATGCCGGACTCATATACCATTAAGCTGAATGCCCAGAATCCGCTGGTTAAGAGCATTATGGAGGCAAAGGATAAAGAGACTGGAACGCAGGTTGCAGACCTTGCTCAGAAGGGCGCTAACATTCATGATGCAATCCATGTACTTGAGGATAAGACAAAAGGGAAGAAAGATGAGGAGATTTCTACTGAGGACAAGGATAAGAAAGAGAAACTGAATAAGGAACTTACAGCCGTTCAGGAGGAGCGCCGCAACGTAATGATAAAATTTGCGCAAGGCAATACCCTAATGAGACAGCTGACTGACCTTGCGCTTCTTGCAAACGGACTGTTAAAAGGCAAAGACCTTAACGCCTTTGTAGCCAGGAGCTTGGAACTGCTGAAAAAATAG